CTTACTCCAAATTTGAGCATTGAGTAAATCTTCAGTGGTAAAGTAGTTGCTCCAACACCTGCTGTGAAAAAAGACACAATAAAGTCGTCAAAGCTCAAAGTAAAAACCATAAGCATTCCAGATACCATGGCAGGCCATAATTGGGGAAGTGTGATCTTTAAAAGTATTGTCCAACGACCTGCTCCCAGATCAGAGGCTGCTTCTTCAAGCATTGAATCCATTGCGACAAGGCGTGAGCGCACCAGTGTGGCCACATACGCTGTGCCAAAAGCCGTATGAGCAATGATGACCGAGAGTTTTCCTAGAGGAATAGAGAGCCAGACGAAAAAACAGAGTAAAGAAAGTCCTTGAACTATTTCTGGTAAGAAAATGGGTAAAGACGCCATTTTTTGTAAAACAAAGCGCCCACGAACTGGCCCCCTGGTCATGGCAAGACCTACTGCTAATCCAAAAACCGCACTCGTTATAGTTGCAGCAAATGCGATTTCTAGAGAATTTGAAAGCGCTTCAAGAATAGCTACATCATCAAAAAGTTTAGTGTACCAATCGGTGGTGAAACCTTGCCAAATAACTCCTCTAGGTGCTGAGTTAAATGAAAGACTTACTAAGACAACCATGGGTAAAAATAAAAATGCATACACAAGAATTACGCCGATGAGTGAGATCACTTTACTCATGCCAATAAATCCTCAGTTTGTCCTTTGGTTACTTTTTCAAATACCCACAGACATAAACCAATAAATAAAATCAAAACCACACTAAGCGCACTCCCAAATGGCCAATTTCTGACAGTTAGAAATTGTTGGGCTAATAAATTACCCACATACAAACTAGTGCCTCCGCCTAAAATATCAGGAATCACAAATTCACCAAGGGCTGGAATAAAAACCATAATGCTGCCAGCGATAAGACCTGGGAAACAAAGAGGCAATGTGATTTGAAAAAATCTTTTTACAGGCCCAGCTCCAAGATCTGCCCCGGCCTCTAAAAGCTTTGTATCGAGTTTTTCTACACTGACATACAAGCTCATAGCCATGTAAGGGAGATA
This genomic stretch from Oligoflexia bacterium harbors:
- a CDS encoding ABC transporter permease, which translates into the protein MSKVISLIGVILVYAFLFLPMVVLVSLSFNSAPRGVIWQGFTTDWYTKLFDDVAILEALSNSLEIAFAATITSAVFGLAVGLAMTRGPVRGRFVLQKMASLPIFLPEIVQGLSLLCFFVWLSIPLGKLSVIIAHTAFGTAYVATLVRSRLVAMDSMLEEAASDLGAGRWTILLKITLPQLWPAMVSGMLMVFTLSFDDFIVSFFTAGVGATTLPLKIYSMLKFGVSPSVNALSALILCASLVLVTLAFWNQNRKNAGASS